The Prinia subflava isolate CZ2003 ecotype Zambia chromosome 5, Cam_Psub_1.2, whole genome shotgun sequence genome window below encodes:
- the CCDC177 gene encoding coiled-coil domain-containing protein 177: MVEPPAEPPPQPCPAPGGAAGGEPARPGEQSPLLHLDLYNFDCAAAEGSRYVLTSPRSLEACARCAVRPVELLPRALGDLLREAPGRSMRVAAGLYEAYERERRRKLQQCREERERIIREEKRRILAPLGSLPPSPAARVSSRAAAAAAGGPRAHGGAKARASRGAKGKSHSLDSLQKRREGSWGKTSSESGASSSYSGESLRERGGKVCGRGRGVAAANGTLLGRSFSLGDLSHSPQTAQRVERIVREVKRKKGISEVPERDKKIAALMIAKHQEANLLREQRQAAHLQWDSQRRLAEQRKEQEEKEKQRALLQGQRMWESQVEKRRGRLNQEQEEAALMKQRQLLVCEERWREQAEKQERLRRERLERAIKEDKQKKLHQELNLKAREEVKKEHQEREEQLLQEKLSTAAQKRLKKEVQLQKEKRLFNQAEKLKHEALLKELAKQEAEEKEMLKASLKMSLTKAQENYEQLVEKRNQELREKARREEMQIQRAKLAAEKKEREQREHLEALARERERKLQHAAQVAEEAVQEKARKVVLSRLEKEKVQKMNKQKVEQYEDLRRREILLSIERKLERSEQIFKEKKTVLENARSVARASFHVREKVREETNMRTFDKMAFEAELHAHLSKK; this comes from the coding sequence ATGGTGGAGCCGCCGGCCGAGCCTCccccgcagccctgcccggcgCCCGGGGGGGCAGCGGGGGGAGAGCCGGCCCGTCCTGGAGAGCAGTCGCCGCTGCTGCACCTGGACCTGTACAACTTCGACTGCGCGGCGGCGGAGGGCAGCCGGTACGTGCTGACCAGCCCGCGGTCGCTGGAGGCCTGCGCCCGCTGCGCCGTGCGGCCCGTGGAGCTGCTGCCGCGGGCGCTGGGGGACCTGCTGCGAGAGGCGCCCGGGCGCTCCATGCGGGTGGCCGCCGGCCTCTACGAGGCCTACGAGCGGGAGCGCCGCCgcaagctgcagcagtgccGGGAGGAGCGGGAGAGGATTATCCGGGAGGAGAAGAGGCGGATCCTCGCGCCCCTCGGCAGCCTGCCGCCTTCGCCCGCCGCCCGCGTCTCCTCCCGGGCTGCGGCCGCAGCCGCCGGCGGGCCCCGGGCCCATGGCGGGGCGAAGGCCAGGGCATCGAGGGGTGCCAAGGGCAAGAGCCACTCCCTGGACTCGCTGCAGAAGCGCCGCGAGGGTAGCTGGGGCAAGACCTCCTCCGAGTCGGGCGCTTCGTCGTCCTACAGCGGGGAGAGCCTGCGGGAGCGCGGGGGCAAGGTGtgcggccggggccggggggtaGCCGCCGCCAATGGGACCCTGCTGGGGCGCAGCTTCAGCCTGGGCGACCTCAGCCACTCACCACAGACTGCCCAGAGAGTGGAGAGGATCGTCAGGGaggtgaagaggaagaagggtATCTCAGAAGTGCCGGAGAGAGATAAGAAGATCGCGGCACTAATGATCGCCAAGCACCAGGAGGCCAACCTCCTGCGGGAGCAGCGGCAGGCTGCCCATCTGCAGTGGGACAGCCAGCGGCGCTTGGCCGAGCAGcggaaggagcaggaggagaaggagaagcagagagcCCTCCTGCAGGGTCAGCGGATGTGGGAGAGCCAGGTGGAGAAGCGGCGAGGGAGACTGaaccaggagcaggaggaagctgCCCTgatgaagcagaggcagctcctggtgtGTGAGGAGAGGTGGCGGGAGCAAGCGGAGAAGCAGGAGCGGCTGcggagggagaggctggagagggccATCAAGGAGGACAAGCAGAAAAAGCTCCATCAAGAGCTCAACCTGAAGGCGAGGGAGGAGGTCAAGAAGGAGCACCAGGAGCGagaagagcagctcctgcaagaGAAGCTGTCCACAGCTGCACAGAAGAGGCTGAAGAAGgaggtgcagctgcagaaggaaaagagactGTTCAaccaagcagagaagctgaagcATGAGGCCTTGCTCAAGGAACTGGCCAAGCAagaggcagaagagaaggaaatgctgAAGGCGTCCCTGAAGATGAGTTTGACAAAGGCTCAGGAGAACTACGAACAGCTTGTGGAGAAGAGGAACCAGGAACTGAGGGAGAAGGCCAGGCGTGAGGAGATGCAGATCCAGAGAGCTAAACTGGCagcagagaagaaggaaagagagcagagggagcacTTGGAAGCACTggctagagagagagagagaaagctcCAGCATGCTGCACAGGTGGCTGAAGAGGCTGTCCAAGAAAAAGCCCGCAAAGTGGTCTTGAGCCgtctggaaaaggaaaaagtgcaGAAGATGAACAAGCAAAAGGTGGAACAGTATGAGGACTTACGGCGCAGGGAAATTCTCCTCTCTATAGAGAGGAAGCTGGAGAGAAGTGAGCAGATCTTCAAGGAGAAGAAGACTGTCTTAGAAAATGCCAGGTCTGTTGCTCGAGCATCCTTCCATGTCCGGGAAAAGGTGCGGGAGGAGACGAATATGCGCACCTTTGACAAGATGGCCTTCGAAGCAGAACTGCATGCTCACCTTagtaagaaatga